A genome region from Camelina sativa cultivar DH55 chromosome 10, Cs, whole genome shotgun sequence includes the following:
- the LOC104718913 gene encoding uncharacterized protein LOC104718913 has protein sequence MNQTRRKRRPDPSLSRLESLSPEMLFPAKSPALTYTRIRNIFLLLIFCFIIYIIFSYGTFRREKISSIARSLTVFPTRRRHLLFSIAASHDSWLRRSSYVRLWYTPESTRAVVFLDRGGFEPDLTLPPVVVSKDVSRFPYNFPGGLRSAIRVARVVKEIVDRGDKDVRWFVFGDDDTVFFVDNLVKVLSKYDHRKWYYVGSNSEFYDQNVRYSFDMAFGGGGFAISASLAKVLAKVLDSCLMRYSHMYGSDSRIFSCLAELGVTLTHEPGFHQVDVRGNIFGLLCAHPLSPLVSLHHLDAVDPFFPKMNRTESVARLIGASGLDTGRILQQSVCYDSLNTVTVSVVWGYAIQVYEGNKLLPELLTLQKTFSTWRRGSGVQSNYMFSTRDYPRDPCGRPLVFFLDSVGSDGNEGTWSNYYLHRVGNCHRAEAVKRLERIRVLSRKLELGAEQMGSPRRQCCDISSSYNKSMVINIRQCMPDELIAMNT, from the exons ATGAACCAAACGAGACGTAAGAGACGACCTGATCCATCACTCTCAAGACTCGAATCCCTCTCGCCGGAAATGCTCTTCCCGGCCAAATCTCCGGCGCTAACTTATACACGAAtcagaaacatcttcttgttactCATCTTCTGTTTCATCATCTACATCATCTTCTCCTACGGAACCTTCCGCCGCGAGAAGATTTCATCTATCGCTAGATCCTTGACCGTGTTCCCAACTCGACGCCGTCACTTACTCTTCTCGATCGCCGCTTCTCACGACTCTTGGCTCCGTCGTAGCTCCTACGTTCGTCTCTGGTATACTCCTGAGTCTACACGCGCTGTCGTGTTTCTCGATCGCGGTGGATTCGAGCCCGATCTAACTCTCCCTCCTGTGGTTGTCTCTAAAGACGTTTCTAGGTTTCCTTATAACTTCCCTGGTGGTCTCCGATCAGCGATTCGTGTGGCTCGTGTCGTTAAGGAGATTGTGGATCGAGGAGATAAAGATGTGCGGTGGTTTGTGTTCGGCGACGATGATACTGTGTTCTTTGTAGATAATTTGGTGAAGGTTTTGTCAAAGTATGATCACCGGAAATGGTATTACGTCGGGAGTAATTCGGAGTTTTATGATCAGAACGTTAGGTATTCGTTTGATATGGCGTTTGGTGGAGGAGGATTCGCAATTAGTGCTTCGCTTGCCAAGGTTTTGGCTAAGGTTTTGGATTCTTGTTTGATGAGGTATTCGCATATGTATGGAAGTGACTCTAGGATCTTCTCTTGCTTGGCTGAGCTTGGTGTTACGTTAACTCATGAACCTGGATTTCATCAG GTCGATGTAAGAGGGAACATATTTGGTCTGCTATGTGCACACCCTTTATCTCCATTGGTATCCCTTCATCACTTGGATGCAGTTGATCCGTTCTTTCCAAAAATGAACCGGACAGAATCTGTGGCTCGTCTTATCGGGGCTTCAGGTTTAGATACTGGGAGGATTTTGCAGCAGAGTGTGTGTTATGATTCTTTGAACACAGTGACTGTTTCGGTTGTGTGGGGTTACGCGATTCAAGTTTATGAAGGTAATAAACTTCTCCCGGAACTTCTCACCCTGCAAAAGACGTTTTCTACATGGAGGAGAGGGTCAGGGGTTCAAAGCAATTATATGTTCAGTACAAGAGATTATCCCAGGGATCCATGCGGGAGACCCCTCGTCTTTTTCTTGGACAGTGTAGGATCAGATGGGAATGAGGGAACATGGAGTAATTATTATCTCCATAGAGTCGGAAATTGCCACAGAGCAGAAGCTGTTAAGCGTCTAGAACGCATCAGAGTTCTATCTCGTAAGCTAGAACTTGGTGCTGAACAG ATGGGTTCTCCTCGCCGCCAATGTTGTGACATCTCCTCGTCTTATAACAAATCGATGGTCATTAATATAAGGCAATGCATGCCAGATGAGCTAATTGCCATGAACACTTAA
- the LOC104718912 gene encoding ABC transporter G family member 43-like isoform X1 encodes MPQPDGVELASRNNDVFEDEELQSQWAGIERLPTLERINTALFCKRDEEGKKSERRVMDVSKLEDLDRRLFIDELIRHVEDDNLRLLQNIRKRTDEVGIELPTIEVRFSNLFVEAECEAVYGKPIPTLWNAITSKLSRFMCSKEEKKILKGVSGIIRPKRMTLLLGPPSCGKTTLLLALSGRLDPSLKTRGEVSYNGHFFSEFVPEKTSSYVSQNDLHIPELSVRETLDFSGCFQGTGSRLGKGTNEFLCLCIFIDRENYYYLYYSIEMMKEISRREKLKRIVPDPDIDAYMKAASIEGSKTNIQTDYILKILGLNICADTRVGDASRPGISGGQKRRLTTGEMIVGPIKTLFMDEITNGLDSSTTFQILSCLHQFVRLSEGTILVSLLQPAPETFELFDDVILMGEGKIIYHGPRELVCGFFEDCGFRCPTRKSVAEFLQEVISRKDQEQYWCHRDKPYCYVSIDSFIEKFENSDLGLQLQDELSKTCEKYSQTTHKDALCFRKYSLSNWEMLKACSRREFLLMKCNSFVYVFKSGLLMLIGSITISVYLRTGSTRDARHANYLMGSLFFSLFKLLADGLPELALTISRIAVFCKQKELYFYPAWAYAIPSAILKIPISFLESFLWTSLTYYVIGYSPEIGRFIRQFLIFFALHLSCISMFRAIAAVFRDFVIATTMGTIIIVIITVFGGFIVRKPSMPAWIEWGFWLSPLSYAEIGLTANEFFAPRWSKTTSENITLGEQVLDARGLNFGIQSYWNAFGALIGFTLFFNTVFSLALTFLKISQRSRAIVSREKKTQSSYKDYETSSETASQYKNALPFKPLTFTFQDVQYFIETPQGKKLQLLSDVSGAFKPGVLTALMGVSGAGKTTLLDVLSGRKTRGDIKGKIEVGGYLKVQETFARVSGYCEQFDIHSPNLTVQESLQYSAWLRLPSNINSETKSAIVNEVLETIELKEIKDSIVGMAGISGLTTEQRKRLTIAVELVSNPSIIFMDEPTTGLDARAAAIVMRAVKNIAETGRTVVCTIHQPSIDIFEAFDELILMKNGGKVFYYGPLGKHSCKVIEYFMSIPGVPKMKENSNPATWILDLTSKSSEDKLGVDLAQMYKESTLFKENKMVIERMRCTSLGSEGLILSSRYAQTGWEQIKACLWKQHISYWRNPSYNLTRIIFMCFTSLLCGILFWQKAKEINNQQDLFNIFGSMFTAVLYSGINNCSTVLFCVATERNVFYRERFARMYNSWAYSLAQVLVEIPYSLFQSIVYVIIVYPMVGYHWSVFKVFWSFYSIFCSLLIFNYFGMLLVVVTPNVYVAFTLRSSFYSIVNLFAGYVMPKPNIPRWWIWMYYLSPTSWVLNGLLTSQYGDMEKEIFAFGERKKVSAFLEGYFGYKYDSLALVAVVLMAFPILLASLFAFFIGKLNFQKK; translated from the exons ATGCCTCAACCAGATGGAGTTGAGTTAGCTTCTAGGAACAATGATGTTTTTGAAGATGAGGAACTTCAGTCTCAATGGGCTGGTATTGAGAGATTACCAACTCTTGAAAGGATCAATACTGCTTTGTTCTgcaaaagagatgaagaagggaaGAAAAGTGAGAGACGAGTCATGGATGTTTCTAAACTTGAGGATCTTGATAGACGTTTGTTTATTGATGAGCTCATCAGACATGTTGAGGATGATAATCTCCGCTTATTGCAGAACATAAGGAAGAGAACTGACGA GGTTGGTATCGAGTTACCAACGATTGAAGTGAGGTTCAGTAATCTTTTTGTGGAAGCAGAGTGTGAGGCTGTTTATGGAAAGCCAATACCAACTCTGTGGAATGCTATCACTAGCAAACTCTCT AGATTCATGTGttcaaaggaagaaaagaagatctTGAAAGGTGTCAGTGGCATCATAAGGCCTAAAAG aatgaCTCTGTTGCTTGGTCCTCCTAGTTGTGGTAAAACTACTCTACTACTCGCACTATCTGGAAGACTCGACCCTTCTTTAAAG ACTAGAGGAGAAGTTAGTTACAATGGTCACTTCTTCTCAGAGTTTGTTCCTGAGAAAACATCGagttatgtaagtcaaaatgATCTGCATATCCCAGAGCTTAGTGTGAGAGAGACACTCGATTTTTCGGGTTGTTTTCAAGGAACAGGAAGCCGTCTAGGTAAGGGTACTAATGAATTCTTAtgtctttgtatttttattgaCCGTGAAAACTACTATTATCTTTATTACTCAATAGAAATGATGAAAGAGATTAGTAGAAGGGAGAAACTGAAAAGGATAGTTCCAGATCCTGATATAGATGCATACATGAAG GCAGCTTCAATTGAGGGTTCAAAAACTAATATACAAACCGACTATATCCTTAAG ATACTAGGACTCAATATCTGTGCAGATACGCGTGTTGGAGATGCTTCAAGACCAGGAATATCTGGTGGCCAAAAGAGAAGACTAACTACAG GGGAGATGATCGTAGGTCCAATAAAAACTCTGTTCATGGATGAAATAACGAATGGTTTGGATAGCTCAACAACATTCCAGATTCTATCATGTCTCCATCAGTTTGTACGTCTCTCTGAAGGAACCATACTAGTTTCACTGCTTCAGCCTGCACCAGAAACATTTGAGCTTTTCGACGATGTGATTCTTATGGGAGAAGGAAAGATAATCTATCACGGTCCACGGGAACTTGTATGTGGATTCTTTGAGGATTGCGGATTTAGATGTCCAACTAGGAAATCTGTAGCTGAGTTCCTTCAGGAG GTTATTTCAAGAAAAGATCAAGAACAGTATTGGTGTCACAGAGACAAACCATATTGTTATGTCTCCATTGACTCATTTATTGAGAAATTCGAAAATTCTGATCTTGGATTACAACTACAAGATGAACTCTCCAAGACATGTGAAAAGTACTCTCAGACGACTCACAAGGATGCACTTTGCTTTAGAAAATACTCACTTAGTAACTGGGAGATGCTAAAAGCTTGTTCAAGAAGAGAGTTTCTTCTAATGAAATGTAACTCTTTCGTTTACGTATTCAAATCTGGACTT CTAATGTTGATTGGATCCATCACAATAAGTGTTTATTTACGGACTGGGTCTACAAGAGATGCTCGTCACGCTAATTATCTTATGGGTTCTTtattcttttctctctttaaactTCTTGCTGATGGACTTCCAGAACTCGCCTTGACAATCTCGAGGATTGCCGTGTTCTGCAAGCAAAAAGAGCTTTACTTTTATCCAGCTTGGGCATATGCAATCCCTTCAGCTATTTTAAAGATACCAATTTCATTTCTTGAATCATTCCTCTGGACCTCTCTGACATATTATGTCATTGGTTACAGTCCTGAGATTGGAAG GTTCATTCGCCAGTTCTTGATCTTCTTTGCTTTACACCTTTCATGTATATCAATGTTCCGTGCTATAGCTGCCGTCTTTCGAGATTTTGTTATTGCCACAACCATGGGAACCATCATTATAGTGATTATCACAGTATTTGGAGGGTTTATTGTTCGGAAAC CTTCAATGCCTGCTTGGATTGAGTGGGGGTTCTGGCTTTCTCCATTGTCCTACGCTGAGATTGGTCTAACCGCTAATGAATTTTTCGCTCCACGGTGGAGCAAG ACAACATCTGAAAACATAACTTTGGGGGAACAAGTTCTAGATGCTCGCGGGTTGAACTTTGGTATTCAGTCTTACTGGAATGCATTTGGTGCTTTAATTGGCTTCACACTCTTCTTCAATACTGTTTTTTCACTGGCCTTAACCTTTCTAAAGA TTTCGCAGAGGTCTCGCGCTATAGTTTCTCGtgagaagaaaactcaaagcTCATACAAAGATTATGAAACAAGTTCTGAAACTGCTTCCCAATATAAAAATGCATTGCCTTTCAAACCCCTAACTTTCACATTTCAAGACGTACAATATTTTATTGAGACTCCTCAG ggaaagaagCTGCAGCTTCTCTCTGACGTTTCAGGAGCATTCAAGCCAGGTGTTCTCACTGCTCTAATGGGTGTGAGTGGGGCTGGTAAAACGACTCTTCTTGATGTTCTCTCGGGTAGGAAAACACGCGGTGATATTAAAGGAAAGATAGAAGTAGGCGGTTACCTTAAGGTTCAAGAAACCTTTGCACGAGTTTCAGGTTATTGTGAACAATTTGACATTCATTCTCCCAATTTAACTGTACAAGAGTCTCTGCAATACTCTGCTTGGCTTCGACTTCCTTCTAACATCAATTCAGAAACGAAGAGC GCAATAGTTAATGAAGTTCTTGAGACGATAGAGCTAAAGGAGATTAAAGATTCCATAGTAGGAATGGCTGGAATTAGCGGTTTAACAACAGAACAACGCAAAAGACTAACAATAGCTGTTGAGCTTGTTTCAAATCCTTCAATCATATTTATGGATGAACCAACAACAGGATTAGATGCAAGAGCTGCTGCAATTGTAATGAGAGCTGTTAAGAACATCGCTGAGACTGGCAGAACTGTTGTTTGCACAATTCACCAGCCGAGTATAGATATCTTTGAAGCATTTGATGAG CTGATTCTGATGAAAAATGGAGGAAAGGTTTTCTATTATGGACCTCTTGGGAAACATTCATGCAAAGTTATTGAATACTTTATG AGCATTCCTGGAGTTCCGAAAATGAAAGAGAACTCTAATCCAGCCACTTGGATACTAGACCTTACTTCTAAATCATCAGAAGACAAACTTGGTGTTGATTTGGCACAGATGTACAAGGAATCAACTCTGTTTAA GGAGAACAAAATGGTAATTGAGCGAATGAGATGTACATCTTTAGGATCTGAAGGTTTGATCTTGTCTTCACGATATGCTCAAACGGGTTGGGAACAAATCAAAGCATGTCTATGGAAACAACATATCTCTTATTGGAGAAACCCTTCCTACAATCTCACTCGCATCATTTTCATGTGTTTTACTTCTTTGCTCTGTGGCATTCTTTTCTGGCAAAAAGCCAAGGAAAT AAACAATCAGCAAGATCTATTCAACATATTTGGCTCAATGTTCACGGCTGTTCTATACTCTGGAATAAACAACTGCTCAACAGTATTGTTTTGCGTTGCAACCGAACGTAATGTCTTCTACCGCGAAAGATTTGCCCGTATGTACAACTCATGGGCGTATTCCCTTGCTCAG GTGTTGGTTGAGATTCCATACTCATTGTTCCAGTCTATTGTATATGTGATAATCGTATATCCTATGGTTGGCTACCACTGGTCGGTCTTCAAAGTGTTTTGGAGCTTCTACTCAATCTTCTGCTCCTTGCTCATCTTCAACTATTTCGGCATGCTTTTAGTCGTCGTGACCCCAAACGTTTACGTTGCTTTTACTCTCCGCTCTTCTTTTTACTCAATTGTCAATCTCTTTGCTGGTTATGTCATGCCAAAACCA AACATTCCAAgatggtggatttggatgtatTACTTGAGTCCTACGTCATGGGTTTTGAACGGATTGCTCACATCGCAGTATGGAGAtatggagaaagagatattcGCTTTTGGAGAGAGGAAGAAGGTTTCAGCTTTCTTGGAAGGTtattttggttacaaatatgaCTCTTTGGCTCTTGTAGCTGTCGTTCTTATGGCCTTCCCCATTCTCTTGGCATCTCTTTTCGCATTCTTCATTGGTAAACTCAATTTCCAAAAGAAGTGA
- the LOC104718912 gene encoding ABC transporter G family member 43-like isoform X2, whose translation MPQPDGVELASRNNDVFEDEELQSQWAGIERLPTLERINTALFCKRDEEGKKSERRVMDVSKLEDLDRRLFIDELIRHVEDDNLRLLQNIRKRTDEVGIELPTIEVRFSNLFVEAECEAVYGKPIPTLWNAITSKLSRFMCSKEEKKILKGVSGIIRPKRMTLLLGPPSCGKTTLLLALSGRLDPSLKTRGEVSYNGHFFSEFVPEKTSSYVSQNDLHIPELSVRETLDFSGCFQGTGSRLEMMKEISRREKLKRIVPDPDIDAYMKAASIEGSKTNIQTDYILKILGLNICADTRVGDASRPGISGGQKRRLTTGEMIVGPIKTLFMDEITNGLDSSTTFQILSCLHQFVRLSEGTILVSLLQPAPETFELFDDVILMGEGKIIYHGPRELVCGFFEDCGFRCPTRKSVAEFLQEVISRKDQEQYWCHRDKPYCYVSIDSFIEKFENSDLGLQLQDELSKTCEKYSQTTHKDALCFRKYSLSNWEMLKACSRREFLLMKCNSFVYVFKSGLLMLIGSITISVYLRTGSTRDARHANYLMGSLFFSLFKLLADGLPELALTISRIAVFCKQKELYFYPAWAYAIPSAILKIPISFLESFLWTSLTYYVIGYSPEIGRFIRQFLIFFALHLSCISMFRAIAAVFRDFVIATTMGTIIIVIITVFGGFIVRKPSMPAWIEWGFWLSPLSYAEIGLTANEFFAPRWSKTTSENITLGEQVLDARGLNFGIQSYWNAFGALIGFTLFFNTVFSLALTFLKISQRSRAIVSREKKTQSSYKDYETSSETASQYKNALPFKPLTFTFQDVQYFIETPQGKKLQLLSDVSGAFKPGVLTALMGVSGAGKTTLLDVLSGRKTRGDIKGKIEVGGYLKVQETFARVSGYCEQFDIHSPNLTVQESLQYSAWLRLPSNINSETKSAIVNEVLETIELKEIKDSIVGMAGISGLTTEQRKRLTIAVELVSNPSIIFMDEPTTGLDARAAAIVMRAVKNIAETGRTVVCTIHQPSIDIFEAFDELILMKNGGKVFYYGPLGKHSCKVIEYFMSIPGVPKMKENSNPATWILDLTSKSSEDKLGVDLAQMYKESTLFKENKMVIERMRCTSLGSEGLILSSRYAQTGWEQIKACLWKQHISYWRNPSYNLTRIIFMCFTSLLCGILFWQKAKEINNQQDLFNIFGSMFTAVLYSGINNCSTVLFCVATERNVFYRERFARMYNSWAYSLAQVLVEIPYSLFQSIVYVIIVYPMVGYHWSVFKVFWSFYSIFCSLLIFNYFGMLLVVVTPNVYVAFTLRSSFYSIVNLFAGYVMPKPNIPRWWIWMYYLSPTSWVLNGLLTSQYGDMEKEIFAFGERKKVSAFLEGYFGYKYDSLALVAVVLMAFPILLASLFAFFIGKLNFQKK comes from the exons ATGCCTCAACCAGATGGAGTTGAGTTAGCTTCTAGGAACAATGATGTTTTTGAAGATGAGGAACTTCAGTCTCAATGGGCTGGTATTGAGAGATTACCAACTCTTGAAAGGATCAATACTGCTTTGTTCTgcaaaagagatgaagaagggaaGAAAAGTGAGAGACGAGTCATGGATGTTTCTAAACTTGAGGATCTTGATAGACGTTTGTTTATTGATGAGCTCATCAGACATGTTGAGGATGATAATCTCCGCTTATTGCAGAACATAAGGAAGAGAACTGACGA GGTTGGTATCGAGTTACCAACGATTGAAGTGAGGTTCAGTAATCTTTTTGTGGAAGCAGAGTGTGAGGCTGTTTATGGAAAGCCAATACCAACTCTGTGGAATGCTATCACTAGCAAACTCTCT AGATTCATGTGttcaaaggaagaaaagaagatctTGAAAGGTGTCAGTGGCATCATAAGGCCTAAAAG aatgaCTCTGTTGCTTGGTCCTCCTAGTTGTGGTAAAACTACTCTACTACTCGCACTATCTGGAAGACTCGACCCTTCTTTAAAG ACTAGAGGAGAAGTTAGTTACAATGGTCACTTCTTCTCAGAGTTTGTTCCTGAGAAAACATCGagttatgtaagtcaaaatgATCTGCATATCCCAGAGCTTAGTGTGAGAGAGACACTCGATTTTTCGGGTTGTTTTCAAGGAACAGGAAGCCGTCTAG AAATGATGAAAGAGATTAGTAGAAGGGAGAAACTGAAAAGGATAGTTCCAGATCCTGATATAGATGCATACATGAAG GCAGCTTCAATTGAGGGTTCAAAAACTAATATACAAACCGACTATATCCTTAAG ATACTAGGACTCAATATCTGTGCAGATACGCGTGTTGGAGATGCTTCAAGACCAGGAATATCTGGTGGCCAAAAGAGAAGACTAACTACAG GGGAGATGATCGTAGGTCCAATAAAAACTCTGTTCATGGATGAAATAACGAATGGTTTGGATAGCTCAACAACATTCCAGATTCTATCATGTCTCCATCAGTTTGTACGTCTCTCTGAAGGAACCATACTAGTTTCACTGCTTCAGCCTGCACCAGAAACATTTGAGCTTTTCGACGATGTGATTCTTATGGGAGAAGGAAAGATAATCTATCACGGTCCACGGGAACTTGTATGTGGATTCTTTGAGGATTGCGGATTTAGATGTCCAACTAGGAAATCTGTAGCTGAGTTCCTTCAGGAG GTTATTTCAAGAAAAGATCAAGAACAGTATTGGTGTCACAGAGACAAACCATATTGTTATGTCTCCATTGACTCATTTATTGAGAAATTCGAAAATTCTGATCTTGGATTACAACTACAAGATGAACTCTCCAAGACATGTGAAAAGTACTCTCAGACGACTCACAAGGATGCACTTTGCTTTAGAAAATACTCACTTAGTAACTGGGAGATGCTAAAAGCTTGTTCAAGAAGAGAGTTTCTTCTAATGAAATGTAACTCTTTCGTTTACGTATTCAAATCTGGACTT CTAATGTTGATTGGATCCATCACAATAAGTGTTTATTTACGGACTGGGTCTACAAGAGATGCTCGTCACGCTAATTATCTTATGGGTTCTTtattcttttctctctttaaactTCTTGCTGATGGACTTCCAGAACTCGCCTTGACAATCTCGAGGATTGCCGTGTTCTGCAAGCAAAAAGAGCTTTACTTTTATCCAGCTTGGGCATATGCAATCCCTTCAGCTATTTTAAAGATACCAATTTCATTTCTTGAATCATTCCTCTGGACCTCTCTGACATATTATGTCATTGGTTACAGTCCTGAGATTGGAAG GTTCATTCGCCAGTTCTTGATCTTCTTTGCTTTACACCTTTCATGTATATCAATGTTCCGTGCTATAGCTGCCGTCTTTCGAGATTTTGTTATTGCCACAACCATGGGAACCATCATTATAGTGATTATCACAGTATTTGGAGGGTTTATTGTTCGGAAAC CTTCAATGCCTGCTTGGATTGAGTGGGGGTTCTGGCTTTCTCCATTGTCCTACGCTGAGATTGGTCTAACCGCTAATGAATTTTTCGCTCCACGGTGGAGCAAG ACAACATCTGAAAACATAACTTTGGGGGAACAAGTTCTAGATGCTCGCGGGTTGAACTTTGGTATTCAGTCTTACTGGAATGCATTTGGTGCTTTAATTGGCTTCACACTCTTCTTCAATACTGTTTTTTCACTGGCCTTAACCTTTCTAAAGA TTTCGCAGAGGTCTCGCGCTATAGTTTCTCGtgagaagaaaactcaaagcTCATACAAAGATTATGAAACAAGTTCTGAAACTGCTTCCCAATATAAAAATGCATTGCCTTTCAAACCCCTAACTTTCACATTTCAAGACGTACAATATTTTATTGAGACTCCTCAG ggaaagaagCTGCAGCTTCTCTCTGACGTTTCAGGAGCATTCAAGCCAGGTGTTCTCACTGCTCTAATGGGTGTGAGTGGGGCTGGTAAAACGACTCTTCTTGATGTTCTCTCGGGTAGGAAAACACGCGGTGATATTAAAGGAAAGATAGAAGTAGGCGGTTACCTTAAGGTTCAAGAAACCTTTGCACGAGTTTCAGGTTATTGTGAACAATTTGACATTCATTCTCCCAATTTAACTGTACAAGAGTCTCTGCAATACTCTGCTTGGCTTCGACTTCCTTCTAACATCAATTCAGAAACGAAGAGC GCAATAGTTAATGAAGTTCTTGAGACGATAGAGCTAAAGGAGATTAAAGATTCCATAGTAGGAATGGCTGGAATTAGCGGTTTAACAACAGAACAACGCAAAAGACTAACAATAGCTGTTGAGCTTGTTTCAAATCCTTCAATCATATTTATGGATGAACCAACAACAGGATTAGATGCAAGAGCTGCTGCAATTGTAATGAGAGCTGTTAAGAACATCGCTGAGACTGGCAGAACTGTTGTTTGCACAATTCACCAGCCGAGTATAGATATCTTTGAAGCATTTGATGAG CTGATTCTGATGAAAAATGGAGGAAAGGTTTTCTATTATGGACCTCTTGGGAAACATTCATGCAAAGTTATTGAATACTTTATG AGCATTCCTGGAGTTCCGAAAATGAAAGAGAACTCTAATCCAGCCACTTGGATACTAGACCTTACTTCTAAATCATCAGAAGACAAACTTGGTGTTGATTTGGCACAGATGTACAAGGAATCAACTCTGTTTAA GGAGAACAAAATGGTAATTGAGCGAATGAGATGTACATCTTTAGGATCTGAAGGTTTGATCTTGTCTTCACGATATGCTCAAACGGGTTGGGAACAAATCAAAGCATGTCTATGGAAACAACATATCTCTTATTGGAGAAACCCTTCCTACAATCTCACTCGCATCATTTTCATGTGTTTTACTTCTTTGCTCTGTGGCATTCTTTTCTGGCAAAAAGCCAAGGAAAT AAACAATCAGCAAGATCTATTCAACATATTTGGCTCAATGTTCACGGCTGTTCTATACTCTGGAATAAACAACTGCTCAACAGTATTGTTTTGCGTTGCAACCGAACGTAATGTCTTCTACCGCGAAAGATTTGCCCGTATGTACAACTCATGGGCGTATTCCCTTGCTCAG GTGTTGGTTGAGATTCCATACTCATTGTTCCAGTCTATTGTATATGTGATAATCGTATATCCTATGGTTGGCTACCACTGGTCGGTCTTCAAAGTGTTTTGGAGCTTCTACTCAATCTTCTGCTCCTTGCTCATCTTCAACTATTTCGGCATGCTTTTAGTCGTCGTGACCCCAAACGTTTACGTTGCTTTTACTCTCCGCTCTTCTTTTTACTCAATTGTCAATCTCTTTGCTGGTTATGTCATGCCAAAACCA AACATTCCAAgatggtggatttggatgtatTACTTGAGTCCTACGTCATGGGTTTTGAACGGATTGCTCACATCGCAGTATGGAGAtatggagaaagagatattcGCTTTTGGAGAGAGGAAGAAGGTTTCAGCTTTCTTGGAAGGTtattttggttacaaatatgaCTCTTTGGCTCTTGTAGCTGTCGTTCTTATGGCCTTCCCCATTCTCTTGGCATCTCTTTTCGCATTCTTCATTGGTAAACTCAATTTCCAAAAGAAGTGA